One Halomonas sp. THAF5a genomic region harbors:
- a CDS encoding MerR family DNA-binding transcriptional regulator → MTQSTSPETASGQEALPRQHRQYTIGELAKMFEVTPRTIRFYEQEGLLAPRREGQKRIYNEKDRVRLKLTLRGKRLGFSLGEIREVVMMYDAMPDGNARQLRRLLEILADKRANLERQLEDIRLMRMELDDVDHRAREVLRGLGQEA, encoded by the coding sequence ATGACACAGTCAACCTCCCCGGAGACCGCGAGCGGCCAGGAGGCCCTGCCGCGCCAGCATCGCCAGTACACCATTGGCGAGCTGGCCAAGATGTTCGAGGTCACGCCCCGGACCATCCGCTTCTACGAGCAGGAAGGCCTGCTGGCCCCCCGTCGCGAGGGGCAGAAACGCATCTACAACGAGAAGGACCGGGTGCGCCTGAAACTCACCCTGCGCGGCAAGCGGCTGGGCTTCTCGCTGGGCGAGATCCGCGAGGTGGTGATGATGTACGACGCCATGCCCGACGGGAATGCGCGCCAGCTCAGGCGCCTGCTGGAGATCCTGGCCGATAAGCGCGCCAACCTCGAGCGCCAGCTGGAGGACATTCGCCTGATGCGCATGGAGCTCGACGACGTGGATCACCGCGCCCGGGAGGTGCTGCGCGGCCTCGGCCAGGAGGCCTGA
- a CDS encoding AMP-binding protein gives MTRQHPSISYVSGISDTPLKGQTIGDCLDDTVARFAERDALISRHQGLRYSWRELQQAVDQAARALLALGVKKGERVGIWSPNCAEWTITQFATAKIGAILVNINPSYRTHELEYALKQSGASTLILQGAFKASDYVATLAELAPELRDGAPGTFSSARLPDLQRVICLDEQRALTGMLTWPQLLAHADEVSAEHLADVQATLQFDDPINIQYTSGTTGAPKGATLSHHNILNNGFFVARTMALTEEDRMVIPVPLYHCFGMVMGNLGCVTHGATMIYPGDGFEAGDTLRAVAEERATTLYGVPTMFIAELEHPEFEDFDLSSLRTGIMAGSICPIEVMRKVIDKMHMQDVTICYGMTETSPVSFQTQTNAPLEKRVTTVGTIHPHLEVKLVSPDTGAVVARGETGELCTRGYSVMLGYWENEEATDKAIDTAGWMHTGDLATMDDEGYVAIVGRIKDMIIRGGENIYPREIEDFLYTHPAISDVQVIGVPDEKYGEEVMAWVKLSEGESLDEEGLKAFCKGQIAHYKVPRYVKFVDAFPMTVTGKIQKFKMREEATHELGLA, from the coding sequence ATGACACGCCAACATCCTTCGATCAGCTACGTCAGCGGCATCAGCGACACGCCCCTCAAGGGCCAGACCATCGGCGACTGCCTCGACGACACCGTGGCGCGCTTCGCCGAGCGCGATGCCCTGATCAGCCGTCACCAGGGGCTGCGCTACAGCTGGCGGGAGCTCCAGCAGGCGGTCGACCAGGCGGCCCGGGCCCTGCTCGCCCTGGGGGTGAAGAAGGGCGAGCGCGTCGGCATCTGGTCGCCCAACTGCGCGGAATGGACCATCACCCAGTTCGCCACGGCGAAGATCGGCGCCATCCTGGTCAACATCAACCCGAGCTACCGCACCCACGAGCTCGAGTACGCCCTCAAGCAGTCCGGCGCCTCGACGCTGATCCTGCAGGGTGCCTTCAAGGCGTCCGACTACGTCGCCACCCTGGCCGAGCTGGCACCGGAGCTGCGAGACGGAGCGCCTGGCACCTTCTCGAGCGCCAGGCTACCGGACCTTCAGCGAGTGATCTGCCTCGATGAGCAGCGCGCCCTGACTGGCATGCTGACCTGGCCACAGCTGCTGGCCCACGCCGACGAGGTCTCCGCCGAGCACCTGGCCGATGTCCAGGCCACCCTGCAGTTCGACGACCCGATCAACATCCAGTACACCTCGGGGACCACGGGCGCGCCCAAGGGCGCCACCCTCTCCCACCACAACATCCTCAACAACGGCTTCTTCGTGGCGCGCACCATGGCGCTGACCGAAGAGGATCGCATGGTGATCCCGGTGCCGCTCTACCACTGCTTCGGCATGGTGATGGGCAACCTCGGCTGCGTGACCCATGGCGCCACCATGATCTATCCCGGCGACGGCTTCGAGGCGGGCGATACCCTGCGCGCGGTGGCAGAGGAGCGGGCCACCACCCTCTACGGGGTGCCGACGATGTTCATCGCCGAACTCGAGCATCCGGAATTCGAGGACTTCGACCTCTCGAGCCTGCGCACCGGCATCATGGCCGGCTCCATCTGCCCCATCGAGGTGATGCGCAAGGTCATCGACAAGATGCACATGCAGGACGTCACCATCTGCTACGGCATGACCGAGACCAGCCCGGTGAGCTTCCAGACCCAGACCAACGCCCCGCTGGAGAAGCGCGTCACCACGGTGGGCACCATCCACCCGCACCTCGAGGTCAAGCTGGTCAGCCCCGACACCGGCGCCGTGGTGGCCCGCGGCGAGACCGGCGAGCTCTGCACCCGCGGCTACAGCGTGATGCTCGGCTACTGGGAGAACGAGGAGGCCACCGACAAGGCGATCGACACGGCGGGCTGGATGCACACCGGCGACCTCGCCACCATGGACGACGAGGGCTACGTGGCGATCGTCGGGCGCATCAAGGACATGATCATCCGCGGCGGCGAGAACATCTACCCGCGCGAGATCGAGGACTTCCTCTATACCCACCCGGCCATCTCCGACGTGCAGGTGATCGGCGTGCCCGACGAGAAGTACGGCGAGGAGGTGATGGCCTGGGTCAAGCTCAGCGAGGGCGAGAGCCTCGACGAGGAGGGCCTCAAGGCCTTCTGCAAGGGCCAGATCGCCCACTACAAGGTGCCGCGCTACGTGAAGTTCGTCGACGCCTTCCCGATGACCGTCACCGGCAAGATCCAGAAGTTCAAGATGCGCGAGGAGGCCACCCACGAGCTGGGGCTGGCCTAG